GACTGGGCTGGACAAGGGCTGAGGCAGGGAGGGGCTCACAGTGCCCCAGGGTGGGGGTGCGGGAGCCTGCCCTGGGCAAAGGGAGCTGGGCACAGCATTGGGCCATCCCCAGCACTTGGCACCTtccggggggtgggggggggtgggggggtggggtggggtgacaTGCCGCAGGGGTGCAAAGCTGTGCAGGGCACAGGTGGCACAGGAAAGGTGCCCAGACCTGAGCCGCTGCAGCAGGCAATGCTGTGAGCTGCCCTTGCCGGACCCAtactggcagcagcagcagtggccaGGGCCCCACAGCAGGGCGTCCCCAGCTGTGCCGTGGGGCCAGGCGTGGGTGGGAGCGGGTGCACCCCGGGGAGGAATGTAGGCTGGGAGGGGCCGTGGCTCCAGCACAGCCACTTGCGGCACAGCCACCACTCTGCCGGCAGCCGCCACCCAGCATGGCTGAGAAACCCCAAATCCAGCTCTTCGTCAAGGTGAGTGGGGTCATGGGAGCCCGGGGTGCCTCAGGCTGGTGGGCACCTCTGGCTGCCACCCAGGCATTGCCTGGGCTGCGGTGGCCCAGCCACCCCTGCCCACCACAGTGCCCAGATGTGgagccctgggcaggcagggctcaggGCTCTTCTCCAGGGCACAgcatgctgctgcctgccccgtaggcattggggggggggctgtgggtgctTGGCCTGGGGTGTTGGACTGGGGTGCCCCCCCACTCCCAAGCCAGAGCCCCTtgcccagcagcccagccaCCGCAgcatctgcctgcctgcccctgcgGGGCCCTTCCCAGCCACCGCCTGGCCTGGGCAGTTTGTCCGGCTGCACAGGACAGGGCCTGCCTAGGGATGACGGGGCCACCAGCGTCGCCATCACCTTCCTCTGGCACAGTCCCTCCCACAGCTGCCCCCGGTGCCATCGTGATTGCTGCCCCCAAGCTCGAGTCCCCTCGgcactgcagggctggggcagcctgTGGCCCCCCGGTCCCCTGGGGATGCCAGGGCCAGCACCCGCCGTGCCACGTGGCCTGCCCTGGGGTGGGGCGTGGAGgccccaggagcaggcaggggccaGGGGCTGGCACCCTGCCCCACATAGCAGGTGCCACGTGCTGCCAGCACCGCTTGCCAGCCTGCGGCCAGCCTAGGCTTGGCCGGAGAGGGGGGTGGCACCATGCACCCTGCCACCCTCAGCCCACACCCACCAGGGCTGCCCAGCCAGCACTGCCCCTGCTGCGGCTGTGCCGAGGGGACGGAGTAGCTGagctctccctctctgctcacAGGCAAGTGAGGACGGGGAGAGCGTGGGCCACTGCCCCTTCTGCCAGCGGCTCTTCATGGTCCTGCTGCTCAAAGGGGTGCCCTTCACCCTCACCACCGTGGATGTGAAGAGGTGAGTGGTGCCCATCCCCAGGGGCTGCCAGCCAGGGCCAGAGGTGGGACAGCCTTGCCCCCAGCACACTGATGGGCGTGTCACACCTTGGGAGGGGGCGTGAAGGGACTGTGGGACACATGGAGCCTGTTGTACCCCCCAGATGCCCACCGCTGCCTGAGGGAGGTTGGTGGGCACTttccagggcagagctgccacGGGGACACACTCAGGCAAGAGCAGTCCAAGGGCACCACCTCGTCCCTTTGCCCAGGAcacgcgcgcgcgcacacaGACACGCGTGTGTAGTGCCCTGGGCACTGCTGGGCATCAGCATCCGTCCCCCTCTCCCGCAGGGCGCTAGATGTGCTGAAGGACTTCGCGCCGGGCGCCCAGCTGCCCGTTTTGCTCTACAATGGTGAGCCTAAGACCGACACCGTCACCATCGAGGACTTCCTGGAGGACAAGCTGGGCCCCCCCATGTCAGTGGCTGGTGCTGCCCCAAGAGGGGGCAAGGGGGCACAGAGGggcaggacaggctgagagaggggcaggcaggcagcacatGAGCttgccagcccctgcctcctTCCTCAGCTGTGCCTGTGTTCCCCACAGGTTCCCCAGCCTGGTACCACACTACAGGGAGTCAAGCCTGGCCGGGAATGACATCTTCCACAAGTTCTCCACCTTCATCAAGAACCCAGTGCCTGCCCAGGATGAGGGTGAGGAGCTGGGTGGGGGGACACCCCATGCAGCCTCTCAGGTGCCATCCCCAAAGCCCAGTCAGGTCACCCTGAGCCTTTCTagctctcccctgccccagccctcagCTGGGTCTCCGGGCAGCGCCCCTGCCCACGCAGTTCAGCATGGCCATGCCAGGGCTCTCttgggagggcaggggcaggtgcTGGCTGGAGCAGGCCATGCCCTGACACAGCGGCGCTGCTGCCCTCCCCACAGCGCTGCGGCGGAGCCTGCTGCGGGCCCTGCTGAAGCTGGACGAGTACCTGAGTGCCCCGCTGGAGTACGAGCTGGCCCATGACCCCCACCTCCAGGCTTCCCAGCGCCGTTTCCTCGACGGGGACCAGCTCACATTAGCCGACTGCAACCTGCTGCCCAAGCTCAACATCGTTCAGGTGAGCGCAGGCATCCCGGCACCGtgtccttcccctttccctggcTTCTTGATGCTGCTGGCCCCATGCTCTCACCTCCCACTGGGTGCCTGCAGCAACCCCTGTACCAGCCCAGTGCCCCCCCGGCACCTCCTCCCCACGACCCCTGCCCAGCACTGTGCCTTCCCACCCATCTCACTCCCCTCTGCATCCCCTGCCACGTGCCACCCCTGCAGTGCCAGGGATGTCCCCTGACCCCCTGCCCTCCTTCGTGGCTGGCTCCTGCCCATGAATACCAGCACCTGGCTGCGGGGCCCTCCTTGGCACACTGCAGGGACacagggccgggccggggctcaCCCCATTTCTCCCCGCAGGTCGTGTGCCAGCATTACCGCCACTTTGGGATCCCCAAGGACCTGTGCGGTGTGTGGCGCTACCTTAGCGGTGCCAACGAAACCAAGGAATTCAAATACACCTGCCCCAACAGCGAGGACATCATACAAGCCTATCGCTCCGTGGTCCGGTCACCGCAGTGAGCCGGGCACGTGCCCAGGTGGGCGCAGGGCCAGGGTCGGGCAGCAGGCCAGTGCCCGCCCCAGTCCTGCTACAACCACCACAGTCCTGCCTGCACGCACTTGGGAAGGCAGAGAGCATGAGCTGTGCCCCTGACACCCAAATTCCCCCAGCTGGCACCCCTGCCTGAGGTGCTGGCAGCAATCTACATCACACTGAGCCCACAAATGCGTTCTTGCCTCTTACGCCACCCTCCCTGCCTGGCCAGGACCCCCTGGACCTGCCCTTAAGCATCAGGATGGGTGCAAGGGGGCCGCAGCCACTGTCTGTACCAAAGCTGGGCAATGCTGAGGGcaagggaaggagctgggagggaaagCTGCCCAGAGCAGAGGGCTGCGGAGCACAGAGGGCAGGCACTGCAGTGAGCATACCTGCAGCCTCCCTTGGAGGCACACCGTGCCACCTGCCAGGTGAGTGAacagaggcagggctgtgccagggcagcaggCACCACAGGATGCCCCCGAGGAGCTGCACCGGGGAGGGGAACCAGCACAgcctctgcagagccctgggAATGGAGCCGGGGGACGCTGCAGGTCGTGGGCACTGCCTGGCCCCCGTCGCACTAGCTGAGGGGAGTGGAGGACACCGTCCCCCCAGAACCCACCGTTAGGAAGCTCTCAGGAGCAGATTTGGGAGAGGGATGGGGGTGAAGTGAGGCAAGTCCAAGCCACGTATCAGAGCTCCCAGAAATCAATAAAGGCTTTGCAAGCGAGACAAGCATGAGTCTGGAGTgaccagccccagcagctctcaTCCCTTGCAGGACTTTGCACCATCCTCCCAGTCCTCTCCTAGTGCCTAGCAAGGGCTGGGCCCATTCTCCCAGCTCtccagggagctggggaggctCTAACCACTCACCCACCAGCCCACTGGCACAAAGCTGGCAGGAAAGTGAACTCCTCTGAGCCCCTGACCCTCAAGGTTCCCCAGAGACCGGCTGGTTTAAATCAGCTTTACTGGCAATAAGTTAAAACACAGGCAATCTTTTTGTTACATAGCAATataaaaagttctttaaaaaccCCATCAATTCATGGCAAGCAAGGTACAGAGGCAGGCCTTGCCAGCAGGGAAGAGCTGCAAGGGAAAAAGCCACCACTTCTGTCACCCCTGCCCTGTCTGTCCCCCTGCAGAGGCCCTGCCACTGCACCAGCCAAGgacctgctgccctgccaggcgctggctccagccctctgagtCCTGTTTGTCCCATCTGCCTCCCTGGGCGCAAGGGGCTCAGCAGGCCCAGGGTGCAGTGAAACCTCCGCCAGCAGCCACAGAAGCAGCTGACAAGGCTCCAGCAGGGCTGTCATCAGGGGATGGGACAGCACAGGTCAGGAGTCCTCAAAGTCCACTCCAGACGGTGCCTTCTTGCTAGGAGATGGAAGGAGCATCACAGCCCAAAGCCCCACACCCTGCTCCCATGCAGCTACAGAGCCCACTGGATCTCTGTGCAGCTCAGTCCCAGCACTGGGCCCGGGAGCAGTACTTACCTTTTGAAGCCAGGGTTAATGAGAGACTCTCCCGGGATCTTCCTCTTGGCTGGGAAAGCCAAGCCAGCACCCCTGTTCTTCCTGGGGCTAGGGTCTGCCTCAGTCAGGGACAGACAGGATGGGGATTGCAAAAGGTCAGCTAGCTGCTTTGGCAGCCCTGCAAGCCCCTCCATGCCCAAGGTGAGCCTCCCGCAGCTCAGCCAGGCTGGCCCAGTATCTGTGGTGGGTGAGGAAGGGCCAAGCCTGGTCTCCTCTCCCAGAGGCCCCCAGTCTGGAAGGGCAGCAAAGCCTGACCTCCTGAGGCTAGCGAGCAACCTGCCTGGTGATGCCCGGCATCTGACCTGAGCACAGTGCGCCCCAGACACCCTGAGAGGCACCATGCTGAGCCCTGACCCCTTCTGTGCTGGTAAGGGCACCAGGACAGCAGGGCAACTGACAGCAGC
This genomic stretch from Balearica regulorum gibbericeps isolate bBalReg1 chromosome 20, bBalReg1.pri, whole genome shotgun sequence harbors:
- the CLIC3 gene encoding chloride intracellular channel protein 3, whose amino-acid sequence is MAEKPQIQLFVKASEDGESVGHCPFCQRLFMVLLLKGVPFTLTTVDVKRALDVLKDFAPGAQLPVLLYNGEPKTDTVTIEDFLEDKLGPPMFPSLVPHYRESSLAGNDIFHKFSTFIKNPVPAQDEALRRSLLRALLKLDEYLSAPLEYELAHDPHLQASQRRFLDGDQLTLADCNLLPKLNIVQVVCQHYRHFGIPKDLCGVWRYLSGANETKEFKYTCPNSEDIIQAYRSVVRSPQ